The proteins below come from a single Aspergillus oryzae RIB40 DNA, chromosome 5 genomic window:
- a CDS encoding uncharacterized protein (predicted protein) has product MLTTKRPFLADEELGKKDDDHRPQKPSHFWRSSKRWKLPRLRRIILGAAAFYMLYLFFRNMPTDLSPAPERFNPTFAEPRQRAGMPWSPPAPSPAIPQRGPPPRDDFAPEGSFYYEGSVHFHSLGKTLYRFRKFAHGLPASRAVVFAGASLKSISDLLPLACKMANQRANEVHLVLMGRDDVSIEGIQHVNGIDDSDCPIYWHDGRVDYAQWSTDARMERAVASGLTYVQAYLSPQAVITQGESSEEVFFLQGIEKKARELGTAHIVLPTATRDIMWISSLDSHSLQAWNDMRIEILIQAPTESSGSFIRLIRSLKDADYLGSAPGLTIELPHDVDPQLLQFLKTMKWPSNTSNKVTLRRRVRHGVLDAAEASLRTAEAFYPQDPNMTHVLMLSPQAELSASFYHYLKHTVLKYKYSTNAGQVASDLLGISLELSSSLPTSDESVNFPTLDTNRFPGLDEREAMLVSLGQVPNSNAALYFGDKWVEFQSFLSERLAKEVTSPHEKVISERYPAVMEYLLEFMRAKDYYLLYPAARGTQTLATVHSDLFQPPEEYSDENWAKSTKPDNVKDQSN; this is encoded by the exons ATGCTAACTACCAAGAGGCCGTTTCTGGCTGATGAAgagttggggaagaaggacgatGACCATCGACCACAGAAGCCTTCGCATTTCTGGCGCTCGTCAAAACGATGGAAGCTACCACGATTGCGGCGGATCATATTAGGAGCTGCCGCATTCTATATGttatatctcttcttcagaaATATGCCCACTGATCTTTCGCCTGCCCCGGAGCGGTTTAACCCTACATTTGCAGAACCGCGACAGAGGGCTGGAATGCCATGGTCCCCTCCCGCACCATCGCCCGCCATCCCTCAACGAGGCCCTCCCCCAAGGGATGATTTTGCGCCTGAAGGGAGCTTTTACTATGAAGGAAGTGTTCATTTCCACTCACTTGGTAAAACTTTGTATAGATTTCGCAAATTTGCCCATGGATTGCCTGCAAGTCGTGCAGTTGTCTTCGCTGGTGCGAGTTTGAAGAGCATCtccgaccttcttcctctcgcttGTAAGATGGCTAATCAAAGAGCCAATGAAGTTCATCTTGTGCTTATGGGGAGGGATGACGTCTCGATCGAAGGAATCCAGCACGTGAATGGAATCGATGACAGTGACTGTCCTATCTATTGGCATG ATGGTCGTGTAGATTACGCGCAGTGGTCAACAGATGCTCGCATGGAGAGGGCTGTTGCCTCCGGGTTAACCTACGTGCAAGCCTATCTATCTCCCCAAGCGGTGATCACTCAAGGCGAGTCTTCGGAAGAAGTGTTTTTCTTACAAGgcattgagaagaaggcccgaGAGCTCGGGACCGCCCATATCGTGCTTCCCACCGCTACTAGGGATATTATGTGGATATCTTCCTTGGACAGTCATTCCCTTCAAg CGTGGAATGATATGCGCATCGAGATTTTGATTCAAGCTCCTACCGAATCCTCGGGGTCTTTTATCAGACTAATTCGATCCCTGAAAGACGCGGATTACCTTGGATCAGCGCCCGGCCTGACTATTGAATTGCCGCATGATGTGGATCCGCAACTTCTCCAGTTtctgaagacgatgaaaTGGCCCTCTAACACCTCGAACAAGGTCACTCTCCGCCGACGTGTGCGACATGGCGTCTTGGATGCGGCCGAAGCTTCTTTGAGAACTGCGGAGGCTTTCTATCCACAGGATCCAAACATGACCCATGTGCTTATGCTTTCTCCGCAAGCAGAGTTATCGGCCTCTTTTTACCACTACCTAAAGCATACTGTGTTGAAATACAAATACTCGACAAACGCGGGACAGGTGGCATCTGACTTACTCGGAATATCACTAGAGCTTTCGTCCTCGCTTCCTACTAGCGATGAATCAGTCAACTTTCCCACTCTTGATACAAATCGCTTCCCGGGCTTAGATGAAAGAGAGGCTATGCTTGTCTCCTTGGGACAGGTTCCGAACAGCAACGCGGCGTTGTATTTCGGAGACAAATGGGTCGAATTCcagtcttttctttctgaacGGCTTGCCAAAGAAGTGACTTCGCCTCATGAGAAAGTCATTTCAGAGAGATATCCAGCTGTTATGGAGTACTTACTGGAGTTCATGCGTGCAAAAGACTACTATTTACTCTACCCAGCTGCGAGGGGCACTCAGACTCTAGCAACTGTACATAGTGACTTATTTCAACCCCCAGAAGAATATTCCGACGAAAACTGGGCCAAGTCCACCAAGCCTGACAACGTTAAGGACCAATCCAACTGA
- a CDS encoding proteasome regulatory particle base subunit RPN1 (26S proteasome regulatory complex, subunit RPN1/PSMD2): MAKEGERSAPADKGKGKVDDVKDLPGAKKSPTDEKPQADGKKKDEEPKEEELNEEDQQLKNELEMLVERLKEPDTSLYGPALDAIKNFIKTSTSSMTAVPKPLKFLRPHYDELTELYENWSAGSVKDSLADMLSVLGMTYGDEEKLETLKYRLLTKSEDLGSWGHEYIRHLALEIGQEYQNRLNAEKGVQDLIDLSLSLVPYFLSHNAEADAVDLLSELEIIEEIPRFLDENTYSRVCLYMVSMVNLLTYPEDQQFLRTAHEIYVRYKEFTKAVVLAIRLNDTELIKSDINATSDRSLKKQMAFLVARQQIWLDMPDEEEDQSFMDCLNNTLIPSHFKSLGKELNILDPKMPEDIYKTHLESSRGAGLTNVDSARHNLASAFVNSFANAGFGNDKMMLVEGDKGPWVWKTKDDGMLSTTASMGMLLHRDVDVGLDKIDKFTYATEDQIKAGALLSIGILNSGVRLDSDPALALLSDPDNLEAKNVPMRVASIMGLGLAYAGSNKEELLDVLLPIVEDVSLDMQLSAMAAVSLGLIFVGSSNHQVSEAIATTLMDEDRQKQLKNKWTRFMALGLALLYFGRQEEVDVILDILKAVDHPMAKPTSVLASVCAWAGTGTVLKLQELLHICNDIIEESDENKGDELVQSYAVLGLSLIAMGEEVGQDMILRQFGHLMHYGASNIRKAVPLAMGLITPSNPQMKVYDTLSRYSHDNDNDVAINAIFAMGLCGAGTNNARLAQLLRQLASYYHRDQNSLFMVRIAQGLLHMGKGTMTLNPFHTDRQVLSRVSAAGLLTVLVSMIDAKQFILAEHHYLLYFLITAMYPRFLVTLDEDLQPLTVNVRVGQAVDVVGQAGRPKTITGWQTQSTPVLLAYGERAELEDEQYIPLSSTLEGLVILRKNPNWEGEQSTA; the protein is encoded by the exons ATGGCGAAAGAAGGCGAGCGGTCAGCTCCCGCCGACAAGGGCAAAGGCAAGGTCGACGATGTGAAGGACCTGCCCGGGGCGAAGAAGTCCCCGACCGATGAAAAGCCACAAGcggatggaaagaagaaggatgaagagccCAAGGAAG AAGAGCTAAACGAGGAGGATCAGCAACTGAAAAATGAGCTGGAGATGCTCGTAGAGAGATTAAAG GAACCCGATACCTCCCTTTACGGTCCCGCCTTAGATGCCATTAAGAACTTTATTAAGACCTCAACCTCTTCGATGACAGCTGTTCCAAAGCCTCTTAAGTTCCTCAGACCACACTACGATGAGCTTACGGAGCTCTATGAGAACTGGTCCGCTGGCTCAGTTAAG GACTCCTTGGCCGATATGCTTTCAGTTCTCGGAATGACTTACGGAGACGAGGAGAAACTGGAGACACTGAAGTACCGGCTGTTGACCAAGTCAGAGGACCTTGGTTCCTGGGGCCACGAATACATTAGACATCTGGCCTTGGAAATCGGCCAAGAATACCAGAACAGGTTAAACGCTGAGAAGGGTGTACAGGATTTGATCGATCTTTCGCTGTCTCTTGTCCCGTACTTCTTGAGCCATAATGCCGAAGCTGATGCCGTTGATCTTCTGAGTGAGCTCGAAATCATCGAAGAGATCCCGCGCTTCTTGGACGAGAACACATACTCAAGAGTCTGTCTATATATGGTTTCCATGGTCAATCTCCTCACATATCCCGAAGATCAGCAGTTCCTCCGAACGGCCCACGAAATCTATGTCCGCTACAAGGAATTCACCAAGGCAGTTGTTCTTGCGATCCGTTTGAACGACACCGAGCTTATTAAGAGCGATATCAATGCCACTTCGGATAGGTCACTGAAGAAACAGATGGCTTTCCTTGTTGCTAGGCAACAAATATGGCTGGACATGcctgatgaggaggaagatcagTCTTTCATGGATTGCCTCAACAATACCTTAATCCCCAGTCACTTCAAGTCTCTCGGAAAGGAGCTGAACATTCTCGACCCCAAGATGCCAGAAGATATTTACAAAACGCACTTGGAAAGCAGCCGCGGGGCTGGTTTGACAAACGTCGACTCTGCGCGCCACAATCTCGCCAGCGCCTTTGTCAACTCATTCGCCAACGCTGGATTTGGAAATGACAAGATGATGCTAGTTGAGGGGGATAAAGGCCCATGGGTTTGGAAGACGAAGGACGATGGCATGTTGTCGACAACGGCTTCAATGGGTATGCTACTGCACAGGGACGTCGATGTTGGCCTTGATAAGATCGATAAGTTCACGTATGCTACGGAAGATCAGATTAAGGCCGGTGCGCTACTGTCTATTGGTATCCTAAACTCGGGTGTCCGTTTGGATTCCGATCCTGCTCTGGCGCTCCTGAGCGATCCCGATAACCTGGAAGCCAAGAACGTGCCGATGAGAGTCGCATCTATCATGGGTCTTGGTTTGGCTTATGCTGGATCTAATAAGGAGGAACTCCTCGATGTTCTGCTCCCAATTGTCGAGGATGTGTCGCTTGATATGCAACTATCTGCGATGGCGGCCGTCTCCTTGGGTTTGATTTTCGTCGGTTCCTCCAACCATCAAGTTAGCGAGGCAATTGCCACGACTCTGATGGATGAGGACCGTCAAAAGCAGCTCAAGAACAAGTGGACGCGTTTCATGGCTCTTGGTCTGGCGCTGCTTTACTTCGGCCGTCaagaagaggttgatgtCATTCTTGATATTCTCAAAGCTGTGGACCACCCTATGGCTAAGCCCACATCTGTACTTGCCTCCGTTTGCGCGTGGGCTGGAACGGGTACAGTCCTCAAGTTGCAGGAACTCCTTCACATCTGCAATGACATTATTGAAGAGAGCGATGAAAACAAGGGCGACGAGCTTGTTCAGTCATACGCTGTGCTGGGTCTATCACTAATTGCTATGGGTGAGGAAGTCGGTCAAGATATGATTCTTAGACAGTTCGGCCATTTGATGCATTACGGCGCGAGCAACATCCGGAAGGCCGTTCCCCTTGCTATGGGTTTGATTACCCCTAGCAACCCACAGATGAAGGTGTATGACACCTTGTCGCGGTACAGCCacgacaacgacaacgaTGTTGCCATCAATGCAATTTTCGCCATGGGTCTTTGCGGTGCTGGTACCAATAATGCTCGTTTGGCACAGCTACTCAGACAATTGGCCAGCTACTACCACCGTGACCAGAACTCTCTGTTCATGGTCCGCATTGCCCAAGGTCTCCTGCATATGGGCAAGGGCACCATGACATTGAATCCTTTCCACACAGATCGCCAGGTCCTCTCTCGTGTCTCGGCTGCCGGTCTACTCACAGTCCTCGTGTCTATGATCGACGCCAAACAATTCATTCTTGCAGAACATCACTACCTCCTCTATTTCCTTATCACCGCCATGTATCCTCGCTTCCTTGTTACACTCGACGAGGACCTACAACCCCTCACCGTGAATGTGCGAGTGGGACAGGCCGTGGATGTTGTTGGACAGGCTGGACGTCCTAAGACCATCACTGGCTGGCAAACACAGAGCACCCCAGTTCTTCTCGCATACGGTGAAAGagcagagcttgaagatgagcAGTATATCCCTCTCAGCAGCACCCTCGAGGGGTTGGTCATTTTGCGCAAA AACCCCAACTGGGAAGGGGAGCAGAGCACTGCTTAA
- a CDS encoding protein kinase RIO2 (serine/threonine protein kinase), with translation MKLDAKAIRYLTSEDFRVLSAVETGSRNHEVVPTPLIANISGLRGSSGVNRAISNLAKTNLIAKVKNAKYDGYRLTYGGLDYLALNAHQKQKCIYSVGNQIGVGKESDIIVVANHQGTQRILKIHRLGRISFRTVKTNRDYLRHRQTGSWMYMSRLAAMKEYAFMKALGENGFSVPEPIAQNRHTIVMSLIDAFPLRQISTVPNPALLYSELMDTIMRLARYGLIHGDFNEFNILIKEEEDPDAKGKARADAENDENIRLVPVIIDFPQMVSIDHANAEMYFDRDVNCIKRYFQRKFRYVSDEPGPFFADAKKQLLENPGKRLDVEVEASGFSRKMARELEAYMKEVGANEEEERGSDDEDDHSGPEEEAEDDVNADEESGAEKLKESESDAVDESSRKLGELHVS, from the exons ATGAAGCTCGATGCGAAGGCGATTCGTTACCTCACTTCTGAGGATTTCCGTGTTCTCTCTGCG GTTGAGACAGGAAGTAGAAACCATGAAGTTGTTCCGACCCCATTGATCGCAAATATCTCAGGTCTCCGAGGTAGTAGTGGTGTAAACCGAGCTATTTCGAATTTGGCTAAAACCAATCTTATTGCGAAGGTGAAGAATGCCAAAT ATGACGGATATCGTCTCACCTACGGTGGTCTCGATTATCTAGCACTCAACGCtcaccaaaagcaaaaatgcATCTACTCCGTCGGAAACCAAATCGGCGTCGGAAAGGAATCAGACATTATCGTGGTCGCGAACCACCAGGGAACACAGCGCATCCTCAAGATCCATCGTCTCGGTCGCATTTCTTTCCGAACGGTCAAAACTAACCGAGACTACCTACGACACCGGCAAACTGGCTCGTGGATGTATATGTCGCGTTTGGCGGCGATGAAGGAGTATGCATTCATGAAGGCACTTGGAGAGAACGGATTCTCCGTACCAGAGCCTATCGCGCAGAACAGACACACAATTGTCATGAGTCTCATTGACGCCTTCCCACTACGCCAGATTTCGACAGTCCCGAACCCGGCCCTCTTGTACTCAGAGCTCATGGATACGATCATGAGATTAGCTCGGTATGGGTTGATCCATGGTGACTTTAACGAATTTAATATcctcatcaaagaagaagaggacccCGATGCGAAAGGCAAAGCCCGGGCAGACGCAGAGAACGACGAGAACATCCGGCTGGTCCCGGTCATCATTGATTTCCCGCAGATGGTATCGATCGATCATGCGAATGCAGAAATGTACTTCGACCGTGATGTGAACTGCATCAAGCGTTACTTCCAGCGGAAGTTCCGCTACGTGAGCGATGAGCCAGGCCCGTTCTTCGCTGACGCTAAGAAACAGCTTCTTGAGAACCCTGGAAAGCGGCTGGacgttgaagttgaagcaTCAGGCTTCTCAAGGAAGATGGCTCGTGAATTGGAAGCGTACATGAAGGAGGTCGGCgccaatgaagaagaagagcgaggaagcgatgacgaggatgatcaTTCGGGGcctgaggaagaagctgaGGACGATGTGAACGCGGATGAAGAGAGCGGTGCCGAAAAGTTAAAGGAGTCTGAGTCTGATGCGGTCGACGAGAGTTCTCGAAAACTGGGCGAATTGCACGTTTCCTAG
- a CDS encoding putative LON domain serine protease (ATP-dependent Lon protease, bacterial type) — translation MGSNNGRTTKLALVPLPKGSVLLPGATLRIPVANRPDLSNLLSSLVDRSSVVKREGNVITFGCVPLNSPFLSKDGQKLIDNGALDEDRREEYDAIDAGQARKDDLFRYGTIGKVVGVQRRAYSEASLVVQGIQRFTVKRILKERPYFEAEAILHDEKDYVSNNSETVELFQQLRRLSRELLTLLRLSSLLPSSSTRLSPLIARKFELFISKTDLTQAGRLADFMADIAESGIEDKLRVLAALDHKARLEKVVEMLHRQVQSIKSNVKVTTITTNSFPPSGFDINQIDPRDRELLARRAMAGLTGLTPPGVAGGRNNDGDDKEANEVDELQQKLQEAQLSPEARKVADKELRRLRKMNPANAEYGVCRTYLENILEIPWTKVTEDQLGPDTLKRARQQLDDDHYGLEKIKKRLLEYLAVLRLKQSTNQNVEQQIAALSKDLDSSSDAGDIEKDLPGLSEADRVAVESKLHLLKSKRMTDKSPILLLAGPPGTGKTSLARSVATSLGRKFHRISLGGVRDEAEIRGHRRTYVAAMPGLIVNGLKKVGVANPVFLLDEIDKVGGANFQGDPSAAMLEVLDPEQNHTFTDHYINIPIDLSKVLFIATANSLDTIPPPLLDRMETISLSGYTTVEKRHIAKRHLIPKQIEVNGLSEGQVILSDEVIDKTITSYTRESGVRNLERELGSICRHKAVQYADAGDAGHPETYNPVVTMDDLEEILGIERFEEEITEKHGRPGVVTGLVAYSTGGQGSILFIEVADMPGNGRVQLTGKLGDVLKESVEVALTWVKAHSYELGLTPDLSEDIMKSRSLHVHCPSGAIPKDGPSAGLAHTIGLISLFSNKAVPPKLAMTGEVSLRGRVMPVGGIKEKLIGALRAGVKTVLLPYQNRKDVKDVPQEVSDGLEIIYVSHIWEAIRQVWPDAHWPGQHHENFVESRL, via the exons ATGGGCTCCAACAACGGAAGAACTACCAAGCTTGCTCTCGTACCGCTCCCCAAAGGCTCTGTTCTCCTCCCCGGAGCCACCCTACGGATTCCTGTCGCTAATCGACCTGATCTTTCCAATCTTCTTTCGTCACTGGTTGACCGATCATCGGTCGTGAAGCGAGAGGGGAACGTGATCACGTTCGGTTGCGTTCCCCTTAACTCGCCGTTCTTAAGCAAGGATGGTCAAAAGTTGATTGACAATGGAGCCTTGGATGAAGATAGGAGAGAAGAGTACGATGCCATTGATGCAGGCCAGGCAAGGAAAGACGATCTCTTCCGTTATGGCACAATCGGCAAAGTTGTTGGCGTCCAACGCCGTGCCTACTCAGAAGCGTCCCTTGTGGTTCAAGGAATTCAGCGATTCACAGTCAAACGCATTCTAAAGGAAAGACCATAttttgaagcagaagccatcTTACATGATGAGAAAG ACTACGTGTCTAATAATTCAGAAACTGTCGAGCTATTCCAGCAGTTGAGGCGACTCTCCAGGGAGCTACTGACCCTACTACGACTTTCATCACtgttgccttcttcttcaacacgCTTATCGCCACTCATTGCACGTAAATTCGAGCTGTTTATATCTAAAACTGATTTAACACAGGCCGGAAGGTTGGCCGATTTTATGGCAGATATCGCTGAATCTGGAATCGAAGACAAGCTTCGGGTCTTAGCTGCGCTGGATCATAAAGCCAGACTCGAAAAAGTGGTTGAAATGCTTCACAGACAAGTTCAAAGTATCAAGAGCAATGTTAAggtcaccaccatcaccacaaaTAGCTTCCCTCCGTCTGGATTTGACATCAATCAGATCGATCCTCGTGACCGTGAGCTCCTTGCGAGGCGGGCCATGGCTGGTCTCACCGGTCTGACACCCCCAGGCGTCGCAGGTGGAAGGAACAATGACGGCGATGACAAGGAGGCAAACGAGGTTGATGAACTCCAACAAAAGCTACAAGAGGCCCAGCTTAGTCCCGAGGCTAGAAAGGTTGCCGATAAGGAGTTGCGTCGCCTTCGGAAGATGAACCCGGCCAATGCCGAATACGGTGTTTGCCGGACGTATCTCGAGAACATCTTGGAAATCCCATGGACCAAGGTCACCGAAGACCAACTAGGTCCCGACACTTTGAAAAGGGCCAGGCAGCAACTTGATGACGACCACTACGGCCtcgaaaagatcaagaagcggCTTCTTGAGTACTTGGCCGTCCTCAGACTGAAGCAGTCCACCAACCAGAACGTCGAACAGCAAATTGCCGCCCTCTCTAAGGACCTtgattcttcttccgatGCAGGCGATATTGAGAAAGATCTTCCAGGCCTGTCTGAGGCAGATCGTGTTGCTGTCGAATCtaaacttcatcttctgaaGTCGAAGCGCATGACTGACAAGTCTCCGATTCTGCTGCTTGCTGGACCTCCTGGCACTGGTAAGACCAGTCTAGCGAGGTCTGTGGCCACTTCTCTTGGACGTAAATTTCACCGCATTTCTCTCGGCGGCGTTAGAGACGAGGCAGAGATTAGGGGCCACCGAAGGACATATGTCGCTGCAATGCCAGGCCTGATCGTCAATGGTCTCAAGAAAGTTGGCGTCGCGAACCCGGTCTTCTTGCTCGACGAGATTGATAAGGTCGGCGGCGCCAATTTCCAGGGTGATCCTTCTGCGGCTATGCTCGAGGTTTTGGACCCTGAACAGAACCATACATTTACAGACCACTACATCAATATTCCAATTGACTTGAGCAAGGTTCTTTTCATTGCTACTGCTAACTCGCTGGATACTATTCCTCCGCCTTTGCTTGATCGTATGGAGACGATCTCATTGTCTGGTTACACGACCGTCGAGAAACGGCATATTGCAAAGAGGCATCTGATTCCAAAACAGATTGAAGTTAATGGGCTCTCAGAGGGTCAGGTCATTCTTTCCGATGAGGTTATTGACAAGACAATTACTTCATACACCCGGGAATCTGGTGTCCGTAACCTAGAGCGCGAGCTTGGCTCAATCTGCCGTCATAAAGCAGTCCAGTATGCCGATGCGGGAGATGCAGGCCATCCAGAAACTTACAATCCCGTTGTTACAATGGATGACCTGGAGGAGATACTTGGTATCGAACGattcgaggaagagatcacTGAGAAGCATGGTCGTCCGGGAGTTGTTACCGGTCTTGTCGCTTACTCTACTGGAGGACAGGGCAGCATCCTGTTCATCGAAGTTGCAGATATGCCAGGAAATGGCCGCGTGCAACTTACTGGAAAACTCGGTGACGTCTTGAAAGAGAGTGTTGAGGTTGCCCTAACATGGGTCAAAGCTCATTCTTACGAGCTGGGACTGACCCCGGATCTCAGCGAAGATATTATGAAGAGTCGGAGTTTGCATGTTCATTGTCCTTCTGGAGCCATTCCCAAGGACGGCCCCTCCGCTGGACTTGCGCATACTATTGGACTGATCTCACTATTCTCAAACAAGGCTGTACCCCCCAAGCTTGCGATGACTGGAGAGGTATCTCTCCGTGGAAGAGTGATGCCTGTTGGTGgtatcaaggagaagctcatTGGGGCACTCCGTGCTGGTGTAAAGACCGTTCTCTTGCCGTACCAGAACCGCAAGGACGTCAAGGACGTTCCTCAAGAGGTCAGTGATGGTCTCGAGATCATCTATGTCAG CCATATCTGGGAAGCCATCCGACAAGTGTGGCCGGATGCACACTGGCCTGGTCAGCATCACGAGAACTTTGTCGAGAGCCGACTTTAG
- a CDS encoding porphobilinogen deaminase (porphobilinogen deaminase): MASMSNPASGAANPSSRKTFTVGTRKSKLALSQTDLVVSALKKVYPNYEFKIHSQETAGDLNTTIAFREFTTKNLWTEELEEHLMAGNVDFIVHSLKDVPTTLPPACTLGPMMEREDSRDVLVIKQGLPNMSLSDLPAGSVVGTSSIRRTAQLALKYPHLKVIDVRGNIGTRLAKLDAEDSPYTCIILAAAGLLRLGLDDRISQYLDSKNGGMLYAVGQGALGIEIRKDDQVMRDMLNNIGHNETTFASTAERSLLRTLEGGCSAPLGVETEWIKSSDGSKKLRMRSIVVSVDGKESAEVEIDGSVDSVQAAEDFGVTVAKELVTKGAEKILEDIQRSKQAA; encoded by the exons ATGGCCTCTATGTCGAACCCCGCCTCCGGCGCCGCCAACCCCTCATCGCGGAAAACATTCACCGTTGGGACGCGCAAGTCTAAACTTGCCCTTTCGCAAACTGACCTTGTAGTCTCGGCGCTTAAAAAGGTTTACCCTAACTATGAATTCAAAATACACTCGCAGGAAACTGCTGGCGATTTGAACACAACCATTGCTTTTCGAGAATTTACGACAAAGAACCTATGGACGGAGGAGTTAGAGGAACACTTGATGGCCGGCAATGTGGACTTCATTGTGCACTCTTTGAAAG ATGTACCCACTACCCTACCCCCCGCGTGTACGCTGGGCCCTATGATGGAGCGTGAAGATTCCAGGGATGTACTGGTCATCAAGCAAGGGCTACCGAACATGTCTTTATCCGATTTGCCTGCAGGATCTGTCGTTGGCACCTCCTCCATCCGCCGTACTGCTCAATTAGCCTTGAAATACCCTCACCTAAAGGTTATTGATGTGCGTGGGAATATCGGCACACGACTCGCTAAACTAGACGCGGAAGATTCACCTTATACTTGCATTATCCTGGCAGCTGCCGGCTTACTGAGACTAGGTCTCGATGATCGCATCTCGCAGTACCTGGACTCGAAAAACGGTGGGATGCTTTATGCAGTTGGCCAGGGTGCGTTGGGCATCGAAATCCGAAAGGATGATCAGGTGATGCGTGATATGCTGAACAATATCGGTCATAATGAGACGACATTTGCCAGCACCGCGGAGCGGAGCCTGCTACGAACTCTTGAAGGCGGCTGCAGTGCACCACTTGGAGTTGAAACCGAATGGATTAAATCATCTGATGGTTCGAAGAAGCTCCGAATGAGGTCCATCGTGGTCAGCGTGGATGGTAAGGAAAGCGCTGAGGTCGAAATCGATGGAAGTGTCGACTCCGTTCAAGCCGCTGAGGACTTTGGCGTGACTGTTGCCAAGGAATTAGTAACCAAGGGAGCAGAAAAGATcctcgaggatatccagcGGAGTAAGCAAGCTGCTTAA
- a CDS encoding IGBP1/TAP42 family protein (predicted protein): MEQPQSLRALFAAAKSEKSALESRFDTNTEQYRNDVNATIAKLEECARLVAVLSLFSSNEPLEDIATGDLPYLTVSYHLAELLQRSYTSDRVSSLRRALEQYERYLTRLDDYELLNDKDKKLYERYTANPASFSLTPVNDAAARREVKINRFREEKELKQRLQVKYTLF, from the exons ATGGAACAACCCCAGAGTCTTCGCGCTCTTTTTGCTGCTGCAAAATCAGAGAAGTCAGCATTGGAAAGCCGCTTCGACACTAACACAGAGCAATACCGCAACGATGTCAATGCCACAATAGCCAAGCTCGAGGAATGCGCACGGCTTGTTGCGGTCCTATCGTTATTCAGCTCGAACGAACCGCTGGAAGATATCGCAACTGGGGATTTACC GTATCTCACGGTGTCATACCATCTTGCGGAGCTTCTACAGAGATCGTACACCTCAGACCGCGTGTCTAGCCTTCGACGTGCACTTGAACAATACGAAAGATACCTCACGCGCTTGGATGATTACGAGTTACTCAATGATAAGGATAAGAAGCTCTATGAACGGTATACTGCGAACCCAGCGTCCTTTTCGCTGACGCCTGTCAACGACGCCGCCGCCCGGAGAGAAGTGAAGATAAATAGGTttagagaggaaaaggagctcAAACAAAGACTTCAGGTTAAATATACTCTATTTTGA